From the Acidobacteriota bacterium genome, one window contains:
- a CDS encoding N-acetyltransferase, with translation MSTKVRHEENAHRFVLDLGKEEAVLNYRMDGEDIMNLTYTEVPKGHEGEGIGSQLAEAAVELARSKELNVRPTCGFVRSWLEKHPEHSDLIVS, from the coding sequence ATGAGCACGAAGGTTCGTCACGAAGAGAACGCTCATCGTTTCGTCCTCGACCTCGGCAAAGAGGAAGCCGTTCTCAACTATCGGATGGACGGCGAGGACATCATGAATCTCACTTACACGGAAGTTCCCAAAGGCCACGAAGGAGAGGGAATCGGTTCGCAGCTCGCCGAGGCTGCAGTCGAGCTGGCACGGTCGAAAGAGCTGAATGTCCGGCCGACGTGTGGATTCGTCCGGTCGTGGCTGGAAAAGCATCCCGAGCACTCCGATCTGATCGTGTCATGA
- a CDS encoding MBL fold metallo-hydrolase, whose product MRRRRKSRKHSKRRRALALLGAAVVAGGAVAELRCRFSGGAWKGPESDHFDGQRFRNLDPVTHSGLAFLRWQARRERGEWPGWREVAPGPAPPPEVAERSTRVTWINHATALIQIDGINILTDPIWSYRCSPVEWAGPRRHRSPGINFGDLPRIDVVFISHDHYDHLDIGTLRRLEARHKPRFLAGLGNRGLLAEAGFDVRVTEMDWWDSVEIGGARLHFVPARHFSARGICDRDRTLWGGLFVSGSGASVYFAGDTGFGSHFEQIRDRFGSPSIALLPIGAFRPRWFMSPVHLDPEDAIKAHRILGAERSIPIHWGTFPLGDDGEREAVELLGRLVEKEGGNGWTILEMGEAIEADTAFEVAG is encoded by the coding sequence ATGAGAAGAAGGAGAAAGAGCCGGAAGCATTCGAAGCGGCGGCGAGCTCTCGCTCTGCTCGGCGCGGCGGTCGTGGCCGGTGGAGCCGTGGCGGAGCTTCGTTGCCGATTCTCCGGCGGAGCATGGAAAGGACCGGAGTCGGATCACTTCGACGGCCAGCGATTCCGAAACCTCGATCCGGTAACACACTCCGGGCTTGCATTCCTCCGATGGCAGGCGAGGCGTGAAAGAGGCGAATGGCCGGGCTGGCGGGAAGTTGCGCCCGGACCGGCTCCGCCACCGGAAGTCGCGGAACGATCGACGCGCGTCACCTGGATCAATCATGCGACGGCACTCATTCAGATCGATGGCATCAACATCCTGACCGATCCGATCTGGTCGTATCGGTGCAGCCCCGTCGAATGGGCGGGGCCGCGCAGACACCGATCGCCCGGAATCAACTTCGGCGATCTGCCGAGAATCGACGTCGTGTTCATCTCCCACGATCATTACGATCATCTCGACATCGGTACGCTTCGTCGCCTGGAAGCACGACACAAGCCACGCTTTCTCGCGGGCCTCGGGAACCGCGGGCTGCTGGCAGAAGCTGGCTTCGATGTCCGCGTCACCGAGATGGACTGGTGGGACTCGGTCGAAATCGGAGGCGCACGGCTCCATTTCGTTCCGGCGCGGCACTTTTCGGCGCGGGGAATCTGCGATCGGGATCGGACGCTGTGGGGAGGCCTCTTCGTCAGCGGGAGCGGAGCGAGTGTTTACTTCGCCGGCGATACCGGTTTCGGCTCTCACTTCGAGCAGATACGCGACCGGTTCGGATCTCCCTCGATCGCGCTGCTGCCGATCGGCGCATTCCGGCCACGGTGGTTCATGAGCCCCGTTCACCTCGACCCGGAAGACGCGATCAAAGCGCACCGGATCCTCGGAGCAGAACGGTCGATACCGATTCACTGGGGAACCTTTCCCCTCGGTGACGACGGAGAGCGCGAAGCGGTCGAGCTGCTCGGGCGGCTCGTCGAGAAAGAGGGCGGGAACGGCTGGACGATTCTCGAAATGGGTGAAGCGATCGAAGCGGACACCGCGTTCGAGGTGGCCGGCTGA